Proteins encoded by one window of Lathyrus oleraceus cultivar Zhongwan6 chromosome 1, CAAS_Psat_ZW6_1.0, whole genome shotgun sequence:
- the LOC127116656 gene encoding proline-rich receptor-like protein kinase PERK1: MSTAPAPSSPPSANATAPPPSTPAAPPPATPSSPPPSNPPPATPSSPPPATPSAPPPATPSSPPPPKTPSAPPPATPSTPQPTPAAPSTSPPAPTTPSPPDLGNTPPSPPSRGSPPSPKGSDQSPSPPTPKTPPSPPSSSSSISTGVVVGIAVGAVAILVVFSILCICCRKKKRRRDEEYYGQQHQQPPPQAPKFDPYGGPPNQWQHNSHPPSDHVASMKPPQPPAPIPSRPPSHVAPPPPPLMSSSGGTGSNYSGGELLPPPSPGLAFSTAKSTFTYEELARATDGFSDANLLGQGGFGYVHRGILPNGKEVAVKQLKAGSGQGEREFQAEVEIISRVHHKHLVSLVGYCSTGFQRLLVYEFVPNNTLEFHLHGNGRPTMDWPTRLRIALGSAKGLAYLHEDCHPKIIHRDIKAANILLDFKFEAKVADFGLAKIASDLNTHVSTRVMGTFGYLAPEYAASGKLTDKSDVFSYGVMLLELLTGRRPVDKNQTYMDDSLVEWARPLLMRALEENNLDSLIDPRLQNEFDPSEMTRMVACAAACTRHSAKRRPRMSQVVRALEGDVSLADLNEGVRPGHSSVYSSHESSDYDTQQYKEDMIKFRKMALGTQEYAASSEYSAATSEYGLNPSGSSSENQSRQTTREMELRKLKNSQGFSGSS; the protein is encoded by the exons ATGTCGACGGCTCCGGCACCTTCTTCCCCGCCGTCGGCAAACGCCACTGCACCCCCACCGTCGACCCCTGCCGCACCTCCTCCGGCCACACCTTCTTCACCACCACCTTCCAATCCACCTCCGGCAACTCCTTCATCACCTCCTCCGGCGACACCCTCGGCACCTCCGCCGGCGACCCCTTCATCACCACCTCCTCCGAAGACTCCCTCAGCGCCTCCTCCAgcaacaccttcaactcctcaGCCAACACCAGCAGCACCGTCGACTTCTCCGCCAGCTCCTACCACGCCGTCGCCTCCTGACCTCGGAAACACTCCTCCGAGTCCACCTTCCCGAGGCTCGCCGCCCTCTCCGAAAGGCTCTGATCAAAGCCCTTCACCGCCTACTCCCAAAACTCCGCCGTCGCCTCCTTCATCGTCGTCAAGTATTAGTACGGGTGTAGTCGTGGGAATCGCCGTTGGAGCGGTGGCGATTCTTGTGGTGTTTAGTATTCTTTGCATTTGCTGTAGGAAGAAAAAGAGAAGACGCGATGAAGAATACTATGGTCAGCAGCATCAGCAACCACCACCTCAGGCACCCAAAT TTGATCCTTATGGTGGTCCTCCAAATCAGTGGCAACATAATTCTCACCCTCCTTCAGATCATGTAGCCTCAATGAAGCCACCACAACCTCCGGCTCCAATTCCATCACGACCGCCGTCTCATGTTGCTCCGCCACCACCTCCTCTCATGAGCAGCAGTGGTGGTACCGGCTCAAACTATTCAGGCGGCGAACTACTTCCACCTCCTTCTCCAGGCCTTGCATTTAGCACTGCGAAGAGTACGTTTACATACGAGGAGTTGGCGCGCGCAACGGATGGCTTCTCTGATGCTAACCTCCTTGGACAAGGTGGATTTGGATATGTTCATAGAGGTATTCTCCCTAATGGTAAAGAGGTTGCTGTTAAGCAGCTGAAAGCTGGAAGTGGACAAGGAGAACGTGAATTTCAAGCTGAAGTAGAGATTATTAGCCGTGTTCATCATAAACATCTTGTTTCTCTTGTTGGATACTGCAGCACCGGGTTTCAGAGGCTACTTGTTTATGAGTTTGTTCCCAACAATACATTGGAATTCCATTTACATG GAAATGGACGACCAACGATGGATTGGCCAACAAGATTACGAATTGCTTTAGGATCTGCAAAAGGACTTGCTTATCTTCATGAAGATT GTCATCCTAAGATCATTCATCGTGATATTAAAGCTGCTAACATCCTTCTCGATTTTAAGTTTGAAGCAAAG GTTGCTGATTTTGGTCTTGCAAAGATTGCCTCCGATCTCAACACTCATGTTTCTACTCGAGTGATGGGGACTTTTGG GTATCTGGCTCCAGAATATGCAGCAAGTGGAAAACTTACAGACAAATCAGATGTTTTCTCTTATGGAGTCATGCTCCTTGAGCTATTAACTGGACGTCGACCGGTTGATAAAAATCAGACTTACATGGATGATAGTTTGGTGGAATGG GCTAGGCCTTTGCTCATGCGTGCTTTAGAAGAAAATAATTTAGATTCTCTGATTGATCCAAGGCTTCAGAATGAATTTGACCCTAGTGAGATGACGCGTATGGTAGCATGTGCTGCAGCTTGCACACGCCACTCAGCAAAGCGTCGACCAAGGATGAGCCAG GTTGTGCGTGCCTTAGAAGGAGACGTGTCACTAGCAGATCTTAATGAAGGAGTAAGACCTGGACACAGCAGTGTCTACAGTTCTCACGAAAGCTCAGATTATGATACTCAACAATACAAAGAAGACATGATAAAGTTCAGAAAAATGGCATTAGGAACTCAGGAGTATGCTGCAAGCAGCGAGTACAGTGCAGCTACAAGTGAATATGGCTTAAACCCGTCTGGCTCAAGCAGCGAAAACCAAAGCCGCCAGACAACAAGGGAAATGGAATTAAGAAAGCTGAAGAACAGTCAAGGATTCAGTGGAAGTTCATGA